A stretch of Shinella zoogloeoides DNA encodes these proteins:
- a CDS encoding phage portal protein produces MKLPSFLRRRQGAVETKASGFFALTAEGRAHWSSRSYASLSCEGFMKNPVAHRAVRMIAEAAASVPWLAYAGEVERPEDGLLALLARPNGRMAGTDFFETLYGHLLLSGNAFVEGVRVGEELRELHLLRPDRMRIVEGRDGWPEAYEYRAGNHVRRHAAGEGQAILHLRLFHPLDDQLGFAPLEAASVALDLSNAAAVWNKALLDNSARPSGALVYQPKEGGNLSPDQYDRLKSELEEGYSGPARAGRPMLLEGGLDWKAMGLSPREMDFVEARNGAARDIALAFGVPPMLIGIPGDATYANYQEANRAFWRLTVLPLVSRTAGSFAAWFSEEGEALRLVPDLDQVNGLVAERSELWARVGAAGFLTDEEKRRAVGY; encoded by the coding sequence ATGAAACTGCCATCCTTCCTCAGACGCCGCCAGGGGGCGGTGGAAACCAAGGCGTCGGGCTTTTTCGCGCTAACGGCGGAGGGCCGGGCGCATTGGTCGAGCCGGTCCTATGCCTCGCTGTCGTGCGAGGGATTCATGAAGAACCCGGTGGCGCACCGGGCGGTGCGTATGATCGCTGAGGCGGCGGCCTCGGTGCCGTGGCTGGCCTATGCCGGCGAGGTGGAGCGGCCGGAGGATGGCCTGCTCGCGCTGCTGGCGCGGCCGAATGGGCGCATGGCGGGGACGGATTTCTTCGAGACGCTGTATGGGCATCTCCTGCTGTCCGGCAATGCCTTCGTGGAAGGGGTGCGGGTGGGCGAGGAGCTGCGGGAATTGCATCTGCTGCGGCCCGACCGGATGCGCATCGTCGAGGGGCGGGACGGGTGGCCGGAGGCTTATGAGTATCGCGCCGGCAACCATGTGCGACGACATGCGGCGGGCGAGGGGCAGGCGATCCTGCATCTGCGGCTCTTCCATCCGCTCGACGACCAGCTCGGCTTCGCGCCGCTGGAGGCGGCGTCCGTGGCGCTCGACCTCTCCAATGCGGCGGCGGTGTGGAACAAGGCGCTGCTCGACAATTCGGCACGGCCTTCCGGCGCGCTCGTCTACCAGCCGAAGGAGGGGGGCAACCTTTCGCCCGACCAGTACGACCGGCTGAAGAGCGAGCTGGAGGAGGGCTATTCCGGCCCGGCGCGGGCCGGCCGGCCGATGCTGCTGGAAGGCGGGCTGGACTGGAAGGCGATGGGGCTTTCGCCGCGCGAGATGGATTTCGTGGAGGCGAGGAACGGGGCGGCGCGCGACATCGCGCTCGCCTTCGGCGTGCCGCCCATGCTGATCGGCATTCCGGGCGATGCGACCTATGCCAATTACCAGGAGGCGAACCGGGCGTTCTGGCGGCTGACCGTGCTGCCGCTGGTCAGCCGCACGGCGGGGTCCTTCGCGGCTTGGTTTTCCGAGGAGGGCGAGGCGCTGCGGCTGGTGCCGGATCTGGACCAGGTGAACGGGCTTGTGGCGGAGAGGTCCGAGCTTTGGGCGCGGGTTGGGGCGGCGGGGTTTTTGACGGACGAGGAGAAGCGGCGGGCGGTGGGGTATTGA
- a CDS encoding DUF6107 family protein, with translation MADFGNDGGLWTARFIGASAGAAVSLIYLLPKSRREAGCRFLTGLACGLVFGGPAGFWIAARLGIAGYLGPSELLLTGSAAASLSAWWGLGVLARVAERMRQ, from the coding sequence ATGGCTGACTTCGGAAACGACGGTGGGCTTTGGACGGCCCGGTTCATCGGTGCGTCCGCGGGCGCGGCCGTTTCGCTCATCTATCTCCTGCCGAAAAGCCGCCGGGAGGCGGGATGCCGGTTTCTGACCGGGCTTGCCTGCGGCCTCGTCTTCGGCGGGCCGGCGGGGTTCTGGATCGCGGCGCGGCTCGGCATCGCGGGCTATCTCGGCCCCTCGGAACTGCTGCTGACCGGCTCGGCGGCGGCAAGCCTTTCGGCCTGGTGGGGACTGGGCGTGCTGGCGCGGGTGGCGGAGCGGATGAGGCAGTAG
- a CDS encoding HK97 family phage prohead protease translates to MTTDDLPVWRTKKYADLTLAGVSGDGLFSGYASLFGEVDLSKDAIAPGAFGPSLQKRGAAGVRMLFQHDPAQPIGRWRTIREDERGLYVEGVLSPGVARAREVLQLMKSGALDGLSIGFQTVRSKTDRASGVRRILEADLWEISIVTFPMLPSARVSNVKNARWFRDRETELVRSMRRAARMMKR, encoded by the coding sequence ATGACAACCGACGACCTGCCGGTCTGGCGGACGAAGAAATATGCCGATCTGACGCTTGCGGGCGTTTCCGGCGACGGGTTGTTTTCCGGCTATGCGAGCCTCTTCGGCGAGGTGGACCTGAGCAAGGACGCCATTGCGCCGGGGGCCTTCGGGCCGTCGCTGCAAAAGCGCGGCGCGGCCGGTGTGCGGATGCTTTTCCAGCACGATCCGGCCCAGCCGATCGGCCGCTGGCGCACCATCCGCGAGGACGAGCGGGGGCTTTATGTCGAGGGCGTGCTGTCGCCGGGCGTCGCCCGGGCGCGGGAGGTGCTGCAGCTGATGAAATCGGGGGCGCTCGACGGGCTCTCCATCGGCTTCCAGACGGTGCGCTCGAAGACCGACCGGGCGAGCGGCGTGCGCCGCATCCTGGAGGCGGACCTTTGGGAAATCTCGATCGTCACCTTCCCCATGCTGCCCTCGGCGCGGGTGTCGAACGTGAAGAATGCGCGGTGGTTCCGCGACCGGGAAACGGAACTCGTGCGCAGCATGCGCCGGGCGGCCCGGATGATGAAACGCTAA
- a CDS encoding phage major capsid protein, whose amino-acid sequence MTETMKTAPEIKAVPETMAAAFDDFMEAFEAFKETNDRRLGEIEQKLTADVVTRDKVDRINRAMDEHKRVLDGLALKKARPALGGAGEGSPEAAEHKAAFSAYMRRGDESALRALEGKAMSVGSAADGGYLVPPETDTEIGRRLSAASPIRALATVRQVSGAVLKKPFATSGMACGWVAETAARPQTNAAQLAELSFPTMELYAMPAATAALLDDAAVDVESWIASEVDIVFGEQEGTAFVSGDGVNKPKGFLSYTNVADSGWSWGNIGYIATGTAGAFKASGPSDTLIDTVYALKAGHRQNASFVMNRKTQAAIRKFKDADGNYLWRPPATPGQPASLMGFAIAEAEDMPDVAADSFSIAFGDFRAGYLVVDRTGVRVLRDPYSAKPYVLFYTTKRVGGGVQNFEAIKLVKFAAS is encoded by the coding sequence ATGACGGAGACGATGAAGACCGCGCCGGAGATCAAGGCCGTGCCGGAAACGATGGCCGCCGCCTTCGACGACTTCATGGAGGCCTTCGAGGCCTTCAAGGAGACGAACGACCGCCGGCTCGGCGAGATCGAGCAGAAACTCACCGCAGACGTGGTGACGCGCGACAAGGTGGACCGCATCAACCGCGCTATGGACGAGCACAAGCGCGTGCTCGACGGGCTGGCGCTGAAGAAGGCCCGCCCGGCGCTCGGCGGGGCGGGCGAGGGATCGCCCGAGGCGGCCGAGCACAAGGCGGCCTTCTCCGCCTATATGCGCCGGGGCGACGAGAGCGCGCTGCGTGCGCTGGAGGGCAAGGCCATGTCGGTCGGCTCGGCGGCGGACGGAGGCTATCTGGTGCCGCCGGAGACCGATACGGAGATCGGCCGCCGGCTTTCCGCCGCTTCGCCCATCCGGGCGCTGGCGACGGTGCGGCAGGTTTCCGGCGCGGTGCTGAAAAAGCCCTTCGCGACCTCCGGCATGGCCTGCGGCTGGGTGGCGGAGACGGCGGCGCGGCCGCAGACCAATGCTGCGCAGCTTGCCGAACTGTCCTTCCCGACCATGGAGCTTTACGCCATGCCGGCGGCGACGGCGGCGCTGCTCGACGATGCGGCGGTGGACGTGGAAAGCTGGATCGCCTCGGAGGTGGATATCGTCTTCGGCGAGCAGGAGGGCACGGCCTTCGTCTCCGGCGACGGCGTCAACAAGCCGAAGGGTTTCCTCAGCTATACCAATGTGGCCGATAGCGGCTGGAGCTGGGGCAATATCGGCTACATCGCTACGGGTACGGCCGGAGCCTTCAAGGCGAGCGGGCCGTCCGACACGCTGATCGATACGGTCTATGCGCTGAAGGCGGGGCACAGGCAGAATGCCAGCTTCGTGATGAACCGCAAGACGCAAGCGGCGATCCGCAAGTTCAAGGACGCCGACGGCAACTACCTCTGGCGCCCGCCGGCAACGCCCGGCCAGCCGGCCTCGCTGATGGGCTTTGCCATCGCGGAGGCGGAGGACATGCCTGACGTGGCGGCGGACAGTTTCTCCATCGCCTTCGGCGATTTCCGCGCGGGCTATCTCGTCGTCGACCGTACGGGCGTGCGCGTGCTGCGCGATCCCTATTCGGCCAAGCCCTATGTGCTGTTCTACACGACCAAGCGCGTCGGCGGCGGGGTGCAGAATTTCGAGGCGATCAAGCTGGTGAAGTTCGCGGCGAGCTGA
- a CDS encoding head-tail connector protein, with the protein MTIAELTPPAVEPVTLAEVKAHLRLDTNDEDTLLASLVRTARGYLEAETGLCLIVRSLRLYLDDWPEGKMIQIARGPVQTVEAITVYDELGAPVAVDAAGYVLDGAARPARLILPAQPETARALNGIEIDFSAGFGESGADVPDTLKRALLLHVAAMYELRGVLSLEDQPGAVPQGYDRLVAPYRLRRL; encoded by the coding sequence ATGACGATTGCCGAACTCACGCCGCCGGCCGTGGAGCCGGTCACGCTTGCCGAGGTGAAGGCGCATCTGCGCCTCGATACAAACGATGAGGACACGCTGCTGGCCTCGCTCGTCCGCACGGCGCGCGGTTATCTGGAGGCCGAGACGGGGCTTTGCCTGATCGTGCGGTCGCTGCGGCTCTATCTGGACGACTGGCCGGAAGGCAAGATGATTCAGATTGCCAGGGGGCCGGTGCAAACCGTTGAGGCGATTACGGTTTACGATGAACTTGGCGCGCCGGTCGCGGTCGATGCGGCGGGCTATGTGCTTGACGGCGCGGCGCGGCCGGCGCGGCTGATCCTGCCGGCGCAGCCGGAAACGGCACGGGCCTTGAACGGCATCGAGATCGATTTCTCCGCCGGCTTCGGCGAGAGTGGCGCGGATGTGCCGGACACGCTGAAACGGGCGCTGCTGCTGCATGTGGCGGCGATGTACGAGCTGCGCGGCGTGCTCTCCCTTGAGGACCAGCCGGGGGCGGTGCCGCAGGGCTATGACCGGCTGGTCGCGCCTTATCGGCTGCGGAGGCTGTGA
- a CDS encoding phage head closure protein, with protein sequence MGSALEPGMLNARLVLERPEETPDGQGGAAVSFIAMASLWAHIEPVAAKADEAAGTLRVAVTHRIRLRWRGDLAGGMRLHKGERLFEIRAFCDPDETRRYLICDCEEIKP encoded by the coding sequence ATGGGCAGCGCGCTTGAACCCGGGATGTTGAACGCCCGGCTCGTGCTGGAGCGGCCGGAGGAGACGCCGGACGGGCAGGGTGGGGCGGCGGTGAGCTTCATCGCGATGGCCTCGCTCTGGGCGCATATCGAGCCGGTCGCCGCGAAGGCCGACGAGGCGGCGGGGACGCTGCGGGTGGCGGTGACGCACCGTATCCGGCTGCGCTGGCGGGGCGATCTTGCCGGCGGCATGCGGCTGCACAAGGGCGAGCGGCTTTTTGAGATACGCGCCTTTTGCGACCCGGACGAGACGCGGCGCTATCTCATCTGCGATTGTGAGGAGATCAAGCCATGA
- a CDS encoding DUF3168 domain-containing protein, translating into MSAASALQKAIFARLSGDVALTALVGAEGIADRRLAAPASPLVVIAGIDSTDHSTATEAGEEHAVVLEAWSGAAGHREAQGIAAAVRAALHDAALALDGHHLVLLLHRETRLKRDGASKFHRAEMRFRAVTEPDG; encoded by the coding sequence ATGAGCGCGGCATCCGCCTTGCAGAAGGCCATCTTCGCCCGGCTTTCGGGCGATGTTGCGCTGACGGCGCTTGTTGGGGCCGAGGGGATCGCTGATCGCCGGCTGGCGGCTCCGGCTTCGCCCCTTGTGGTGATCGCCGGCATCGACAGCACGGACCACTCCACCGCCACGGAGGCGGGGGAGGAGCATGCGGTGGTGCTGGAGGCCTGGTCCGGGGCGGCGGGGCATCGGGAGGCGCAGGGGATCGCCGCGGCGGTGCGCGCGGCGCTGCACGATGCGGCGCTGGCGCTCGATGGCCATCATCTCGTCCTGCTGCTGCATCGCGAGACGCGGCTGAAGCGGGACGGGGCGTCGAAATTCCATCGGGCGGAGATGCGGTTCCGGGCGGTGACGGAGCCGGACGGCTGA
- a CDS encoding phage major tail protein, TP901-1 family, with product MVAQKGRDLLLKIDNGAGFATVAGLRSKRLSFNAALVDVTDAESVGRWRELLGGAGVQRAALSGSGIFKDQASDALVRSLFFAGTIAAWQIVVPDFGTVAGAFQIAALEYSGAHDGEVLFEIGLESAGPLTFVVL from the coding sequence ATGGTGGCACAGAAGGGGCGGGACCTGCTGCTCAAGATCGACAATGGAGCGGGTTTTGCGACGGTCGCGGGGCTGCGCTCGAAGCGGCTTTCGTTCAATGCGGCGCTCGTCGACGTGACGGACGCGGAATCGGTGGGGCGCTGGCGCGAGCTGCTCGGCGGGGCGGGTGTGCAGCGGGCGGCGCTTTCGGGCAGCGGGATCTTCAAGGACCAGGCCTCCGATGCGCTGGTGCGCTCGCTGTTCTTCGCCGGGACGATCGCCGCCTGGCAGATCGTCGTTCCGGATTTCGGGACGGTTGCGGGGGCGTTTCAGATCGCCGCGCTCGAATATTCCGGCGCGCATGACGGCGAGGTGCTGTTCGAGATCGGGCTGGAATCGGCCGGGCCGCTGACCTTCGTGGTGCTGTGA
- a CDS encoding gene transfer agent family protein: MGARANRHRGEIEALFDGERRVLCLTLGALAELETAFAVDSLTGLAERFSSGRLKADDLIRIIGAGLRGGGNLLSDEDVAGMAVADGLAGFARIAAELLQATFGAGADTQNPLPPHPA, translated from the coding sequence ATGGGCGCGCGGGCGAACAGGCATCGCGGCGAGATCGAGGCGCTTTTCGACGGCGAGCGGCGGGTGCTGTGCCTGACGCTCGGGGCGCTGGCGGAGCTGGAGACGGCTTTTGCCGTCGATAGCCTGACGGGGCTGGCGGAGCGGTTTTCGAGCGGGCGGCTTAAGGCGGACGATCTCATCCGCATCATCGGCGCCGGGCTGCGCGGCGGCGGCAATCTCCTCAGCGACGAGGACGTGGCTGGCATGGCGGTGGCGGACGGGCTGGCGGGCTTTGCCCGCATCGCGGCCGAGCTGCTACAGGCGACCTTCGGGGCGGGGGCGGATACGCAAAACCCTCTGCCGCCGCATCCGGCCTGA
- a CDS encoding phage tail assembly chaperone has translation MRLSARDFWAMTPRELGFALGLLRPSPAAPGRAALAMLMQVFPDRME, from the coding sequence ATGCGGCTTTCCGCAAGAGATTTCTGGGCGATGACGCCGCGCGAACTCGGTTTCGCGCTCGGCCTGCTGCGGCCTTCGCCGGCCGCGCCGGGGCGGGCGGCGCTGGCGATGTTGATGCAGGTTTTTCCCGATCGGATGGAGTGA
- a CDS encoding phage tail tape measure protein, with the protein MAISDDRPLSGTLDDADQLSAIFDDLEARSRSFGMALTGALKGAVVDGKGLESVLRGLALRMSDIALSVGLKPLEGLLSSGISSLIGGVTPFAKGGVVSSPTYFGSGGGLGLMGEAGAEAILPLKRGPDGALGVAAGGGEGGARIVFNVTTPDAASFRKSEGQIAAMLTRTVGRGQRSL; encoded by the coding sequence ATGGCGATTTCGGACGACAGGCCGCTTTCCGGCACGCTGGACGATGCCGACCAGCTTTCGGCGATCTTCGACGACCTGGAGGCGCGCTCGCGCTCCTTCGGGATGGCGCTGACCGGTGCGCTGAAAGGCGCGGTGGTGGACGGCAAGGGGCTGGAAAGCGTGCTGCGCGGACTGGCGCTGCGCATGAGCGACATCGCGCTTTCGGTGGGCTTGAAGCCGCTGGAGGGGCTTTTGAGTTCGGGTATTTCCAGCCTGATCGGCGGGGTGACGCCCTTCGCCAAGGGCGGGGTGGTGTCCTCGCCGACCTATTTCGGCAGCGGCGGCGGGTTGGGGCTGATGGGCGAGGCCGGGGCCGAGGCGATCCTGCCCCTGAAGCGCGGGCCGGACGGGGCGCTCGGCGTTGCGGCGGGCGGCGGGGAGGGCGGTGCGCGCATCGTCTTCAATGTGACGACGCCGGATGCGGCGAGTTTCCGCAAGTCGGAAGGGCAGATCGCGGCGATGCTGACGCGCACGGTGGGGCGGGGGCAGCGGAGTTTGTGA
- a CDS encoding DUF2460 domain-containing protein: protein MAGFHEVRFPLRVALGTSGGPVRRTDIVSLSNGRENRNRRWQDARRHYDAGSGVRSLDDLYAVLTFFEARAGQFNGFRFRDPVDHKSCAPGGSISAVDQFLGGADGTTATFALVKRYADAGGETVRRIDKPVAGTVSVAVGGSAVPAADYTVDHVAGTITFKPGKVPASGTVRAGFEFDVPVRFDTDRIDIDLAQFDAGRIPSIPLVEIKP, encoded by the coding sequence ATGGCAGGATTTCATGAGGTGCGGTTTCCGCTGCGTGTCGCGCTCGGCACCAGCGGGGGGCCGGTGCGGCGGACGGACATCGTCAGCCTTTCCAACGGGCGGGAGAACCGCAATCGCCGCTGGCAGGATGCGCGGCGGCACTATGACGCCGGATCGGGCGTGCGCTCGCTCGACGATCTCTATGCGGTTCTTACCTTCTTCGAGGCGCGGGCGGGGCAATTCAACGGGTTCCGCTTCCGCGACCCGGTGGATCACAAGTCCTGTGCGCCGGGCGGGTCGATCAGCGCCGTGGACCAGTTCCTCGGCGGCGCGGACGGGACGACGGCGACCTTCGCGCTGGTCAAGCGCTATGCGGATGCCGGCGGCGAGACGGTGCGGCGGATCGACAAGCCGGTGGCGGGCACGGTGAGCGTGGCGGTGGGCGGAAGCGCCGTGCCGGCGGCGGACTATACCGTCGACCATGTGGCGGGGACGATCACCTTCAAGCCGGGCAAGGTGCCCGCTTCCGGCACGGTGCGGGCGGGCTTCGAGTTCGACGTGCCGGTGCGTTTCGACACGGACCGCATCGATATCGACCTCGCGCAGTTCGACGCGGGGCGCATTCCTTCCATTCCGCTGGTGGAGATCAAGCCATGA